In Nitrospiria bacterium, the sequence CCAAAAGAAAAGGGCAACCTTTCAAAAATATAACGAAAATGACAGGAACCGTTAAAATAGGTTTTTAGGATTTCAATTCGTTTAAGTTCCAATAGCCCCTTTTCTGTGAACAACAATTTCCTTGACCACGGTAAAGGGAGACAGATATAAAAGGCCTACCACCAATTTCCCGATGTCCTCCGCGGGTATCATTTCCTCTTGGGGAACAGAGCCCCCTCTGACCATCGGCGTTGCCACATACCCCGGACAGATAACCGTGGCCTTGATGTGATCTTCAATCCCTTCCTCCAATAAGCTTTCCGTGAACCCCACCATACCAAATTTTGACGCGCTATATGCCGCAGCACCGCCAAATCCCATTTTTCCCGCAAGAGAACTAATATTGATGATATATCCCGAGCGCTGAAGTCTCATCAATGGCAATACGGCTTTTGTGCAAAGAAAAGATCCTTTTAAATTAATATCTAAAACCTGATCCCAATCCTCTTCTGTGGCATCCGCAATGGTTTTCAGTCTTCCAATACCGGCACTGTTAACCAACAAATCGACCCGGTTAAATTCTTTTTTGACTTTTTTAAATAAATCTTCTACTTGATTTTTTTGAGAAACATCAACGGAAAAAGAAGAAACCAGACCCCCTTTTTGTTTCAACTGTTCCTCTGCTTTTTTCAGCTTTCGAGCATCCCTGGCGGCAATCAAAACCCCCATACCTTCTTTTATCAGGGAAGAGGCAATGGCGAAACCAATTCCACTACTTCCTCCGGTAATCACCCCGACTTGACCCTTCAGATGAGACATCCTTCCACCCCCCACTACTATATAAAAAATAATGAGGTTATGGTATAGAAATTTTTTTTGTGCCGCAAGTCCCAATTTCAGGGATTTTTGACAAGCAAAAGGCACTCTGGTTATCCATTAAAGTTCTCTGATTCCTTTTCCGATAAACACTACTGAAACAGTTTCTTCTGCTTAGAGAAATAAGGAAGTGCAAATTGAACCCTATTGCAAGCTCCCTTTTTGCCAATCTTGATCTGAGTCACCTAACCTCCTTCGAGCATGAGCCTCTCAACGGGGGCAATTCCCACGTTTCTCTCTCCCACCAAAAAAATGTAGACCTATCCATTGTGACTGACGAAGGAGACAGGGTGACGCTTTCATCAGCAAGCTCTTTGAACCTGAACTATGCAAGCTACAATCAATTGGGAGAGTTGTCCCAAGAAACCGGGTTCGCTCAAAACCTTGATTTAAACCTGGAGCGAACGAAGGAATTTTCAATTTCCGTTAAGGGCGA encodes:
- a CDS encoding SDR family NAD(P)-dependent oxidoreductase; translation: MSHLKGQVGVITGGSSGIGFAIASSLIKEGMGVLIAARDARKLKKAEEQLKQKGGLVSSFSVDVSQKNQVEDLFKKVKKEFNRVDLLVNSAGIGRLKTIADATEEDWDQVLDINLKGSFLCTKAVLPLMRLQRSGYIINISSLAGKMGFGGAAAYSASKFGMVGFTESLLEEGIEDHIKATVICPGYVATPMVRGGSVPQEEMIPAEDIGKLVVGLLYLSPFTVVKEIVVHRKGAIGT